In the Advenella kashmirensis WT001 genome, one interval contains:
- a CDS encoding glycerol dehydrogenase, producing the protein MLRVFGSPSRYIQGPDAIEVLGQSAALFGSQAALIIDGYVHGLMGDKLHALCSAHGVTLHDMVLNSDLTPEVVASLCKQAADVAPTLVIAVGGGKSLDAGKAVARAMHCHLITVPTVASNDAPTSKNYVLYDAHHHLVAVEHMLFNPTMVLVDTALIATAPAHFFRAGLGDAISKKFEAAQCARNDGRNMFDARPTATAQLIADGCARTLLEFGEAALEAAGTGVPTPAFERTVEALILMSGLGFESGGLSLAHALTRGLPHITGVGPALHGLQVAVGLLVQLDLENRADDTLAELRQWYGRVGLPTTLRELGATNIDPAQIQEAAALTLKAKHAANFDYKLSVADLSAALLRHAG; encoded by the coding sequence ATGTTGCGCGTATTTGGAAGCCCGAGCCGCTATATACAAGGCCCGGACGCTATTGAGGTGCTCGGCCAATCGGCTGCCCTGTTCGGGAGCCAGGCCGCATTGATTATTGATGGTTACGTACATGGCCTGATGGGTGACAAGCTCCATGCGCTATGCAGCGCGCATGGCGTGACCCTGCACGACATGGTGCTCAATAGCGATCTTACGCCGGAGGTCGTTGCATCCTTATGCAAGCAGGCGGCCGACGTCGCCCCGACCCTCGTGATTGCCGTCGGCGGTGGCAAATCGCTGGACGCGGGCAAAGCCGTTGCCCGGGCCATGCATTGCCATCTGATTACCGTGCCGACGGTCGCCTCTAACGATGCGCCCACCAGCAAGAACTACGTTTTGTATGACGCGCATCATCACTTGGTCGCAGTCGAACATATGCTGTTCAATCCAACCATGGTTCTTGTCGACACCGCACTCATTGCCACAGCCCCCGCGCATTTCTTCCGCGCCGGCTTGGGTGATGCGATCTCCAAGAAATTCGAAGCCGCCCAGTGTGCCCGCAATGACGGCAGAAATATGTTTGATGCCCGCCCAACGGCGACGGCACAATTGATTGCTGATGGATGCGCCAGGACGCTGCTTGAATTTGGTGAGGCTGCGCTCGAAGCCGCCGGTACAGGCGTGCCTACGCCGGCTTTCGAGCGCACGGTCGAAGCGTTGATCCTGATGAGTGGCCTGGGCTTTGAAAGTGGCGGACTCTCGCTGGCACACGCCTTAACGCGCGGGCTGCCACACATCACGGGCGTTGGCCCTGCGCTGCATGGTTTGCAAGTGGCGGTGGGTTTGCTGGTCCAACTCGATTTGGAAAATCGCGCGGACGATACGCTCGCCGAACTCAGGCAATGGTATGGTCGCGTCGGCTTGCCTACGACGCTACGCGAACTGGGTGCAACCAACATTGATCCCGCCCAGATTCAGGAGGCCGCGGCGCTGACGCTCAAAGCGAAACACGCAGCCAATTTTGACTACAAACTCAGCGTAGCGGATCTTAGCGCTGCGTTACTGCGACACGCAGGCTAG
- a CDS encoding branched-chain amino acid ABC transporter permease, with translation MDIFIQLLINGLLLGGAYIIISLGLTLIFGVVRVVNFAHGEFLMIGMYLVYLIATQLGVHPYVGLVPVALVLFALGALTQKCIIQPLLNADEHIQIFATVGVSTILLNLALVVFGANVYRAPAELGTHAISLGGFSVVSGQLITFITAIVLAILLHVFMHRTYLGRALRAVAQHRYAALLMGVNVNAVYCIAFGLGTAFVGIAASLLAPQYPVFPTVGTYFVLTAFVIVVLGGLGSLYGAVAGSLIIGVVDTMAGYYIAPDLKEVVYFGIFLLILVLRPNGLFGTSTE, from the coding sequence ATGGATATTTTCATTCAGCTGCTTATCAACGGCTTGTTGTTGGGCGGCGCATATATCATCATCAGCTTGGGGCTAACTCTGATATTTGGAGTGGTTCGGGTAGTGAATTTCGCGCATGGCGAGTTCTTGATGATCGGCATGTATTTGGTTTATTTGATCGCCACGCAGTTGGGCGTTCACCCTTATGTGGGTTTGGTTCCAGTAGCTCTGGTGCTATTTGCGCTGGGCGCATTGACTCAAAAATGCATTATTCAGCCGCTGCTTAATGCGGATGAACATATTCAGATTTTTGCGACGGTCGGTGTCTCCACGATTTTGCTCAACCTTGCGTTGGTCGTCTTTGGTGCAAACGTCTATCGGGCTCCCGCCGAATTGGGTACGCATGCGATTTCGCTCGGTGGGTTCTCTGTCGTGTCGGGGCAGCTCATTACGTTTATTACGGCTATTGTGCTGGCCATTTTATTGCATGTCTTTATGCACCGGACGTACTTGGGTCGGGCATTGCGCGCCGTCGCGCAGCATCGCTATGCGGCGTTGCTGATGGGCGTTAACGTCAATGCAGTGTATTGCATCGCATTTGGTTTGGGCACGGCATTTGTCGGCATTGCTGCAAGCCTGCTGGCACCGCAATATCCCGTATTTCCTACCGTCGGCACGTATTTTGTGCTGACGGCATTCGTGATTGTGGTCTTGGGTGGTTTGGGTAGCTTGTATGGCGCGGTGGCGGGCTCGCTGATTATCGGTGTGGTAGATACCATGGCTGGATATTACATTGCGCCCGACTTGAAGGAAGTCGTCTACTTCGGGATCTTTTTGCTGATCCTCGTCTTGCGTCCGAATGGTTTGTTCGGCACCAGCACAGAATAA
- a CDS encoding dihydrolipoamide acetyltransferase family protein, with translation MAQLIKMPAVAADSATGAIAQWLKQKGDMVAVGDAIAEIETDKAVVEIAAEHAGVLARIVAPAGPAQLAVNAILGVLITEGEGEDEVERALAEGEVTAAPATTVSATTAPTNPASVVEEVVTQNASSEPVQSGRLLSSPAARRIAAEHQIDLRHVIGSGPRGRILKDDVQRAARTAVSHAVASLAPATQQTASPAGSQASQGVQGVQGVQGETQRTAHTSMRRAIARRLSESKQTIPHFYLSRDCRMDALLALRREIAGDGAQRVSVNDFIVRAAALALRAVPAVNVSWDDDALIHHQTADIAVAVATEGGLVTPIVRQADVKTLRYVSTEIAALATDAREHRLSPAQYTGVQ, from the coding sequence ATGGCTCAACTCATTAAAATGCCAGCGGTCGCTGCTGATAGCGCCACGGGGGCGATTGCACAATGGCTCAAGCAGAAGGGTGATATGGTCGCCGTGGGAGATGCGATTGCCGAGATCGAGACCGACAAAGCGGTGGTCGAGATTGCTGCGGAGCACGCCGGGGTATTAGCGCGCATCGTGGCACCGGCCGGGCCGGCCCAGCTGGCGGTGAATGCGATATTAGGTGTGCTGATTACCGAAGGAGAGGGCGAGGATGAGGTTGAGCGAGCCTTGGCTGAGGGTGAAGTGACCGCGGCTCCCGCAACTACCGTTTCCGCAACAACGGCGCCGACGAATCCAGCATCAGTTGTTGAAGAGGTGGTCACGCAGAATGCGTCTTCCGAGCCAGTACAGTCCGGACGTCTTTTGTCTAGCCCTGCAGCGCGGCGTATTGCCGCTGAGCATCAGATCGATTTGCGTCACGTCATTGGAAGCGGGCCTCGAGGTCGCATTCTCAAAGACGATGTGCAGCGTGCTGCGCGAACCGCAGTGAGCCATGCTGTCGCGTCGCTAGCCCCTGCGACACAGCAGACGGCATCGCCGGCTGGATCACAGGCATCGCAGGGGGTGCAGGGTGTGCAGGGTGTGCAGGGTGAGACCCAGCGAACAGCGCACACGTCTATGCGACGCGCCATTGCCCGACGCCTTTCTGAAAGTAAGCAAACCATTCCGCATTTCTATCTGTCGCGCGATTGTCGTATGGATGCCTTGTTGGCGTTGCGACGTGAGATTGCAGGGGATGGCGCGCAGCGCGTTTCGGTCAATGACTTTATCGTTCGTGCAGCGGCGTTGGCATTGCGGGCAGTGCCAGCGGTCAACGTGAGTTGGGACGATGATGCGCTGATTCACCATCAGACTGCCGATATTGCGGTGGCTGTAGCGACGGAAGGTGGATTGGTGACGCCTATCGTGCGCCAGGCTGATGTAAAGACCTTGCGTTACGTATCCACCGAGATTGCCGCTTTAGCCACCGACGCGCGCGAGCATCGATTGTCGCCCGCGCAATACACCGGTGTTCAATGA
- a CDS encoding SDR family NAD(P)-dependent oxidoreductase, with translation MSQVASSAHGLTDQVVVITGGAQGIGFACAQAFAREGARIALLDIDARALDLACASLREFGAKALALQASVSDAQAVSDAFAAIDRTYGRVDVLINNAGISANKPTLDVTEQEWHRAVDINLNGVFFCAQAAGRRMVAQGAGSIVNMSSMYGVVAAPDRAAYCATKGAVVMLTETLALEWGKLGIRVNALAPGYIDTDLLRDLHKRGRLQIDQLVERTPLRRLGTADEIARWRCFWLARNRHLSQDTL, from the coding sequence TTGAGTCAAGTAGCGTCGTCAGCCCATGGGCTGACGGATCAGGTCGTAGTGATAACGGGCGGGGCGCAAGGCATTGGGTTTGCCTGTGCGCAGGCTTTTGCGCGCGAAGGCGCTCGCATTGCGTTGCTGGATATTGATGCCCGCGCGCTTGATCTCGCCTGTGCGTCATTGCGTGAGTTCGGCGCTAAAGCGCTGGCTTTGCAGGCATCGGTCTCGGATGCGCAAGCGGTTAGTGATGCTTTTGCCGCTATAGATAGGACATATGGCAGGGTTGATGTGCTGATCAATAACGCGGGTATATCTGCTAACAAACCCACCCTGGACGTCACCGAGCAAGAGTGGCATCGCGCCGTGGATATCAACCTGAATGGTGTTTTTTTCTGCGCCCAGGCGGCCGGACGTCGGATGGTGGCGCAGGGCGCAGGCAGCATCGTGAATATGTCATCCATGTACGGCGTGGTTGCTGCACCCGACCGTGCCGCGTATTGCGCGACCAAAGGTGCCGTGGTGATGCTGACCGAAACGCTGGCTTTGGAGTGGGGCAAATTGGGTATTCGGGTCAATGCACTGGCGCCCGGCTATATCGACACGGATTTACTAAGGGATTTGCACAAGCGCGGCCGCTTGCAGATTGATCAACTGGTCGAGCGTACGCCGCTACGCCGGTTAGGTACGGCCGATGAGATTGCGAGATGGCGTTGTTTCTGGCTGGCACGAAATCGGCATTTGTCACAGGACACACTTTAG
- a CDS encoding SDR family oxidoreductase has translation MTMALTGKTAIVTGAVGGIGAAIVRTFLAQGAQVSMIDVDQARGHAFASQLAAEGHKVAFVDADVSSFEACQRAYERITAELGGADILVNNVGISPKTNGRALRVYEMPPAEWDKVVDVNLNSVFYMTHLATPHMVQQRAGRVINMSSVAGKAYCDIVAAHYAATKAGLLGLTRHWAAELGEFDITVNGLAPGRISTPLLKSVPQEINDAVTRVTSLGRLGTPEEVADACLFFASDQARFVTGQVLDVAGGWLMT, from the coding sequence ATGACGATGGCACTGACCGGCAAAACAGCCATCGTAACCGGTGCAGTAGGGGGGATAGGTGCAGCGATTGTTCGCACCTTCCTCGCGCAAGGTGCACAGGTGAGCATGATTGATGTTGATCAGGCCCGCGGACATGCGTTTGCCAGCCAGCTTGCTGCCGAAGGGCACAAGGTAGCCTTCGTGGATGCGGATGTGTCCAGTTTCGAGGCTTGCCAACGTGCCTATGAACGGATCACCGCTGAATTGGGCGGTGCCGACATTCTGGTCAACAACGTGGGCATTTCGCCCAAGACCAATGGTCGTGCATTGCGGGTGTATGAGATGCCGCCTGCTGAGTGGGACAAGGTTGTCGACGTCAATCTCAATAGTGTGTTTTATATGACGCACCTGGCAACGCCGCATATGGTTCAGCAACGTGCAGGTCGAGTCATTAACATGTCCTCGGTTGCGGGCAAAGCCTACTGCGACATTGTTGCTGCCCACTATGCGGCGACTAAAGCCGGGCTGTTGGGATTGACGCGTCATTGGGCGGCGGAGTTGGGCGAGTTTGATATTACGGTTAATGGGCTGGCACCAGGTCGTATCAGCACGCCGTTGCTCAAATCAGTCCCTCAGGAGATCAATGATGCGGTGACGCGTGTGACCTCGCTAGGGCGCTTAGGTACCCCGGAAGAGGTGGCCGATGCCTGTCTTTTCTTCGCTTCCGATCAAGCCCGATTCGTGACGGGACAAGTGCTCGATGTCGCGGGCGGCTGGCTTATGACATAA
- a CDS encoding GntR family transcriptional regulator yields MSNLKPIKKENLSVRVYNEIRSALIDGQYEPGDRLIIGELAQALGVSITPVREAIFRLISEQGLEMQAATSVYVPYVSSEKLWEIQQIRFHLEGLAASEAAKKITRKQLDTLIALQRDFIAHTASDPKRASYLNRKFHFAILEASGMPTLQATVEAFWVVTGPILKIFHIKTAGLDYSSDHHRHEAVLAAFEARDSAAATRAIQDDLMWGGKIMFDWLVEKEKEQEQKPAVQAKRLRK; encoded by the coding sequence ATGTCTAATCTCAAACCCATTAAAAAAGAAAATCTGTCTGTCCGGGTCTACAACGAAATCCGCAGTGCGTTGATCGATGGACAGTACGAGCCAGGTGACCGCCTGATCATAGGAGAGCTGGCGCAAGCATTGGGGGTTTCAATCACCCCAGTTCGCGAAGCGATCTTTCGCTTAATCAGCGAACAGGGTCTGGAGATGCAGGCCGCTACCTCGGTCTATGTCCCCTACGTGAGTTCGGAAAAATTGTGGGAAATACAACAGATTCGTTTTCACCTTGAAGGCCTGGCCGCATCAGAAGCGGCAAAAAAAATCACCCGCAAGCAGCTTGATACCCTCATCGCCTTGCAACGTGATTTCATCGCACACACAGCCTCTGATCCAAAACGCGCCAGCTACTTGAATCGCAAATTTCACTTCGCCATTCTTGAAGCGAGCGGCATGCCTACACTGCAAGCGACCGTAGAAGCGTTCTGGGTCGTGACCGGACCCATCCTGAAGATTTTTCACATCAAGACAGCAGGATTGGATTATTCCAGCGATCACCATCGTCACGAAGCCGTGCTGGCCGCATTTGAAGCGCGCGACTCGGCCGCAGCCACCCGAGCCATCCAGGACGATCTGATGTGGGGCGGTAAGATCATGTTCGACTGGCTGGTCGAGAAAGAAAAAGAGCAAGAGCAAAAACCGGCCGTACAGGCCAAACGATTACGCAAGTGA
- a CDS encoding ABC transporter substrate-binding protein: MFKIKKLAVVLGACGVLASSMASADVKVGAVFPFSGALALLGQESYRGLELAVNELNAAGGLNGEKIVIMKADAVDPTQAVSETKRLTSADVKAVFGSYASGISYAASPVTELAGVPYFELGATAHKITTRGYQNLYRSNPNTAAYGVAVVDALNDIVAPGMELDKKDIVIGIIHEDGPYGTDVAATEKQRAQELGYKVAQVLPYSSKTVDLSSLILRLKGAGVNVVLQTAYQNDAILYFNQAKSAGFNPKVVIGAGGGYSLADTAKAVGAGMNGVFDLDFPQASINPANAPGLDKFLEAYRSAYKSDPQSGHSLTNYVGAKAFFDAMAKAKSTEAEDIRAAVLAYKKSGSETANGWGFDFGEDGQNKASSFYVMQWQDGKLVTISPKNMAQGEPVFKK, from the coding sequence ATGTTTAAAATCAAGAAATTAGCTGTTGTATTGGGTGCTTGCGGCGTACTAGCCAGCAGTATGGCATCGGCTGATGTCAAAGTGGGGGCCGTATTTCCTTTTAGCGGTGCGCTGGCGCTGCTGGGTCAGGAGAGCTATCGCGGTCTTGAGCTGGCCGTCAACGAACTGAATGCCGCAGGTGGATTGAACGGCGAGAAAATTGTGATTATGAAGGCCGACGCAGTCGACCCGACGCAAGCCGTATCGGAAACGAAGCGTCTGACTTCTGCTGATGTAAAAGCGGTGTTTGGTAGCTACGCTTCAGGTATTTCGTACGCGGCGTCACCGGTCACTGAATTGGCGGGTGTGCCGTATTTCGAACTGGGCGCGACGGCTCACAAGATCACCACCCGCGGTTACCAAAATCTATACCGTAGCAATCCAAACACTGCAGCCTATGGTGTGGCGGTTGTGGATGCGTTGAACGATATCGTCGCTCCCGGGATGGAACTGGATAAAAAAGATATCGTGATCGGTATCATCCACGAAGACGGCCCTTACGGTACCGACGTGGCCGCGACTGAAAAGCAGCGAGCGCAAGAGTTAGGCTACAAGGTTGCACAAGTGCTGCCTTATTCAAGCAAGACCGTTGATCTTTCTTCGTTGATCCTGCGTTTGAAAGGCGCTGGCGTTAACGTCGTATTGCAGACGGCATATCAGAACGATGCCATTCTGTATTTTAATCAGGCCAAGTCCGCTGGGTTCAACCCCAAGGTGGTGATTGGTGCAGGTGGCGGATACTCGTTGGCGGATACGGCCAAGGCAGTGGGCGCAGGTATGAATGGTGTGTTTGACCTGGACTTCCCACAGGCATCCATCAACCCGGCCAATGCACCCGGCTTGGATAAATTTCTGGAAGCCTATCGCAGTGCCTATAAAAGTGACCCGCAGTCGGGTCATAGTCTGACCAACTACGTGGGCGCCAAGGCTTTTTTTGATGCGATGGCCAAGGCCAAATCAACAGAGGCAGAAGACATTCGTGCCGCCGTGCTTGCTTATAAAAAATCGGGAAGCGAAACCGCTAACGGCTGGGGTTTCGATTTCGGCGAGGATGGTCAAAACAAAGCATCAAGCTTTTACGTCATGCAGTGGCAAGATGGCAAGCTCGTGACGATATCACCTAAAAACATGGCTCAAGGCGAGCCCGTTTTCAAGAAATAA
- a CDS encoding branched-chain amino acid ABC transporter ATP-binding protein/permease yields MFPDFRSPKAYVSLILLAVMFLVPVVMGTSFWTNLFVLLFVFAALSTAWNIVGGYAGQLSLGHAVFYGIGGYTAVLLGANFGIPPWIGMFAGALVSGLVAVVISYPTLRLKGPFFALSTIAILEVVRLLVIHEEGWTGGSSGISLPLNIGWTWMVFRQKINYVIIAFGIFLVVLWVSWFIRKSRMGHYLIAIREREDAARAVGVHTANMKIMAAVISAMLTSIIGTFHITYLTFVDPSSAFSLELSIQIAMFALIGGLGTVAGPIAGTFLVLPIAELARGWLSAMGNGMHGLVYGVMLVVVVLVIPRGLAGAFGPMVEKLLNRLPYLGTRPAKAEAQDVSSEKHVLDRSTPVLKAENLFKNFGGLRATNDVSLTLYRNEILGMIGPNGAGKTTVFNLLSGFLAQDKGTITLLDRSGTWVKCTTPNELAHKGMGRTFQIAKPFTGLTVLENIMLGAFIRTSSRDEAERIALRVARQTDLESALGTEARNLTVGGMKRLEIARALATDPKVLLLDEVMAGLNPTDIEKAIQMIRRIRDSGVSILLIEHMMQATMALSDRIIVINEGAVLVSGPPQEVVENPAVIEAYLGKDYNDA; encoded by the coding sequence GTGTTTCCGGATTTTCGTAGCCCTAAAGCTTATGTCAGCCTCATTTTGCTGGCCGTTATGTTTCTCGTACCCGTGGTTATGGGTACGTCTTTTTGGACGAACCTGTTTGTCTTGCTGTTTGTTTTCGCTGCGCTGAGTACCGCGTGGAATATTGTCGGTGGCTACGCGGGCCAATTGTCGCTCGGTCATGCCGTGTTTTACGGTATTGGCGGCTATACCGCTGTGCTGCTGGGTGCAAACTTCGGCATTCCGCCGTGGATTGGGATGTTTGCCGGAGCCTTGGTGTCGGGCTTGGTCGCGGTCGTCATCAGTTACCCAACCTTGCGATTAAAAGGCCCGTTTTTTGCGTTATCCACCATTGCCATTCTTGAAGTTGTGCGGTTACTCGTTATTCACGAGGAAGGCTGGACGGGCGGTTCAAGCGGTATCAGTTTGCCATTGAATATTGGCTGGACATGGATGGTTTTTCGCCAAAAAATCAATTACGTGATTATCGCTTTTGGCATATTCCTGGTCGTGCTGTGGGTATCCTGGTTTATTCGCAAATCCAGAATGGGCCATTACCTGATCGCGATTCGTGAGCGCGAAGATGCGGCGCGTGCCGTGGGTGTTCACACCGCCAATATGAAAATCATGGCAGCAGTCATATCGGCCATGCTGACCAGCATCATTGGTACGTTCCATATTACGTATCTTACGTTTGTTGATCCCAGCTCAGCCTTCTCGCTGGAACTGTCGATTCAAATTGCCATGTTTGCGTTGATTGGTGGCCTGGGCACGGTAGCGGGCCCTATTGCCGGGACGTTTCTCGTGCTACCCATCGCTGAGTTGGCACGTGGCTGGCTTAGTGCTATGGGTAACGGCATGCACGGTCTAGTCTATGGGGTGATGCTGGTTGTTGTTGTGCTGGTGATTCCTCGTGGCTTAGCGGGTGCTTTCGGACCGATGGTCGAAAAATTGCTCAATCGCTTGCCCTATCTGGGTACGCGTCCAGCAAAAGCGGAAGCGCAAGACGTTTCCTCTGAAAAACATGTTCTTGATCGCAGCACACCGGTGCTGAAAGCAGAGAATCTGTTTAAAAATTTCGGTGGCTTGCGGGCAACAAACGATGTGTCGTTGACGCTTTATCGCAATGAAATCCTGGGCATGATCGGGCCTAACGGAGCAGGGAAGACGACTGTATTCAATCTGCTGTCGGGCTTTCTGGCGCAGGATAAAGGCACGATTACGTTGCTTGATCGTAGCGGGACATGGGTCAAGTGCACGACGCCGAATGAGTTGGCACATAAAGGGATGGGGCGTACGTTCCAGATCGCCAAGCCATTTACGGGGCTGACGGTACTTGAAAATATCATGCTCGGTGCGTTCATTCGTACTTCTAGTCGAGACGAGGCTGAGCGAATTGCCTTGCGGGTTGCCAGGCAAACGGATCTGGAGAGCGCTCTGGGAACGGAGGCTCGTAATTTGACAGTGGGTGGTATGAAGCGGTTGGAAATCGCCCGTGCCCTTGCCACAGATCCCAAGGTATTGCTGCTTGACGAGGTAATGGCTGGTTTGAATCCGACTGACATCGAGAAAGCGATTCAGATGATCCGTCGCATTCGGGATTCGGGGGTATCGATCTTGCTGATTGAACACATGATGCAGGCCACGATGGCGCTGTCTGATCGAATTATTGTGATTAACGAGGGTGCTGTACTGGTCAGTGGCCCACCGCAGGAGGTTGTCGAAAACCCTGCTGTGATCGAAGCGTACCTGGGCAAGGATTACAACGATGCTTAA
- a CDS encoding 2-oxo acid dehydrogenase subunit E2 — protein sequence MTVSNLGMYGVANFAAIINPPQACILAVGAAEKRAVVDDDGAIVAASVMTVTLSVDHRAVDGAVAATWLAAFHQLIEHPVRILL from the coding sequence ATGACGGTCAGCAATCTTGGTATGTATGGTGTTGCAAATTTTGCTGCCATCATCAATCCGCCGCAGGCTTGCATTCTGGCGGTGGGGGCTGCCGAGAAACGCGCAGTCGTCGATGACGATGGCGCGATTGTTGCCGCCTCGGTGATGACGGTGACGTTGTCGGTCGATCACCGTGCGGTGGATGGCGCGGTGGCAGCGACATGGTTGGCGGCTTTTCATCAACTGATTGAGCATCCAGTGAGAATTTTGTTATGA
- a CDS encoding transketolase, whose translation MPHEPQTLTVEEIQVLRDKARFVRLETIRLIEIAKIGHYSSVFSCAEIFAALYYDVMNIRRGEPAWPERDRFLMGKGHAAVGLFPILADHDFIPASLLNGYTRLGSPLGDHPDMTKVPGVDFSSGSIGHALSNGVGMAVGGRLNKQDFNVFVMLGDGEMQEGQVWEAALFAAHNKLSKLIAIVDRNGFQLDGKVDDVMGVESLQEKWAAFGWEVHEVDGHNLQDLTTLLRTLKADKQREKPACIIAKTVKGKGVSFMETEPGWHLGYLAPDDATAAIEEIMSREI comes from the coding sequence ATGCCGCATGAGCCTCAGACTTTGACCGTGGAGGAGATCCAGGTCTTACGTGACAAAGCCCGCTTTGTACGTCTAGAAACGATCCGTTTGATCGAAATCGCAAAGATCGGTCACTACAGCTCGGTCTTTTCCTGCGCCGAGATATTTGCGGCGCTGTATTACGACGTCATGAACATCAGGCGGGGTGAGCCCGCCTGGCCTGAACGTGACCGATTCCTGATGGGAAAGGGGCATGCCGCCGTTGGCCTGTTCCCCATCTTGGCTGATCACGACTTCATTCCCGCATCACTGCTCAATGGCTATACCCGACTGGGTAGCCCGTTGGGCGATCATCCCGACATGACCAAGGTGCCTGGCGTTGATTTCAGCTCAGGCTCTATTGGCCACGCCTTATCCAATGGTGTTGGGATGGCGGTCGGAGGACGACTTAACAAGCAGGATTTCAACGTCTTCGTCATGCTGGGCGATGGTGAAATGCAAGAGGGCCAGGTGTGGGAGGCCGCGTTGTTTGCGGCTCACAACAAACTGAGCAAGTTGATTGCCATTGTTGATCGCAACGGTTTTCAGCTCGACGGTAAAGTGGATGACGTGATGGGCGTCGAGTCGTTACAGGAAAAATGGGCTGCGTTTGGCTGGGAGGTGCACGAAGTCGACGGCCATAACCTGCAAGATTTAACGACCTTGCTGCGTACCCTGAAAGCCGACAAGCAGCGCGAAAAACCCGCCTGCATCATCGCCAAGACCGTCAAAGGAAAGGGCGTCTCTTTCATGGAGACCGAGCCAGGTTGGCATTTGGGTTATCTCGCTCCAGACGACGCAACCGCCGCCATCGAAGAAATTATGAGCAGGGAGATCTAA
- a CDS encoding ABC transporter ATP-binding protein — protein MLKVTNLTSGYGKTQVLNRLNFEVNAGEIVTVIGANGAGKTTTLKALCGAIPVTEGTVEFEGVDLTNHTAAQIVDAGITMIPEGRQLFPSFTVKDNLLMGSYKRAARPIVKDKLDEVLQIFPRVKERLSQFAGSLSGGEQQMVAIARGMMADPKLLVFDEPSLGLSPLLVQQMFDVIRNVTSHGVTVLLVEQNVFRTLRLADRGYVLENGTIVRAGTGQELLNDPHVKRAYLGH, from the coding sequence ATGCTTAAAGTAACAAACTTGACGTCTGGGTACGGCAAAACCCAAGTACTAAATCGCCTGAATTTTGAAGTCAATGCGGGAGAGATCGTCACCGTGATCGGTGCCAATGGTGCAGGTAAGACCACGACACTGAAAGCGCTTTGCGGTGCTATTCCCGTGACGGAAGGTACGGTTGAGTTCGAGGGTGTCGATCTGACGAATCATACGGCCGCGCAAATTGTCGATGCCGGTATTACGATGATTCCTGAAGGGCGTCAGCTTTTCCCGAGCTTTACCGTGAAAGACAATCTCCTGATGGGGTCTTACAAACGTGCTGCTCGTCCCATTGTGAAAGACAAGCTGGATGAAGTGCTGCAGATTTTTCCGCGCGTCAAAGAGCGTTTGTCGCAGTTTGCGGGTTCGTTGTCGGGCGGAGAGCAGCAGATGGTTGCCATCGCCCGCGGTATGATGGCGGATCCAAAATTACTGGTATTTGACGAGCCCTCGCTTGGCTTGTCCCCCTTGTTAGTACAGCAGATGTTCGACGTTATTCGCAACGTGACGTCACACGGTGTGACTGTATTACTGGTTGAGCAAAACGTGTTCCGAACGCTGCGTCTGGCCGATCGCGGTTACGTGCTGGAAAACGGCACCATTGTTCGTGCGGGCACTGGCCAGGAACTCTTAAATGACCCCCATGTCAAGCGCGCCTATTTAGGACATTGA